One Pseudochaenichthys georgianus chromosome 7, fPseGeo1.2, whole genome shotgun sequence DNA segment encodes these proteins:
- the csrnp2 gene encoding cysteine/serine-rich nuclear protein 2 has product MESPSSLKRRYEEVDAGSPFSTPKDSDEDVSSSDSADSCDSLNPPCSAPFTPASILRPQRVSAGGKRVRFDAVTVYYFPRRQGFTSVPSQGGSSLGMARHHSSIRSFTLGEFSRERESKHRLTLQQHLRLEKLQQRKMKLTRNGTVQCAQADLLTLEDVSDEDLDVDGVEVDDCFFLQPLPTKRRRALLRASGVARIDAREKAELRNIRLSREECGCDCRLYCDPKHCGCSQAGIKCQVDRMAFPCGCSRDGCGNAAGRIEFNPLRVRTHYLHTVMKLDLEKRRLQYNESSPSSSLTLSPSEREENEEPLEEQDLLEERDFLEERDLLQERDLLERENETAVLHLQSAEEQERREREGEELEGGLTGEVGLTGEEGLTGEVLLQGPFPTGTTVLCITDNQEESPSQLLKDSPSSSLLYYQLSPIEAGAFEPGGEEGGEKERGCRMSVGKMQHLPEGAQCMEGGVNPLPPEV; this is encoded by the exons ATGGAGTCTCCATCTTCTCTGAAGCGTAGATATGAGGAAGTCGACGCCGGCTCTCCCTTCTCGACGCCCAAAGACTCGGATGAAGACGTGTCGAGCAGCGACAGCGCCGACAGCTGCGACAGTCTGAACCCCCCCTGCAGCGCCCCGTTCACCC CGGCCTCCATCCTCCGTCCGCAGCGCGTCTCGGCGGGGGGGAAGCGGGTGAGGTTCGACGCGGTGACGGTGTATTACTTCCCGCGGCGGCAGGGCTTCACCAGCGTCCCCAGCCAGGGGGGCAGCTCTCTGGGCATGGCCAGGCACCACTCCTCCATCAGGAGCTTCACCCTGGGGGAGTtctccagagagagagagagcaaacaCCGCCTCACCCTGCAGCAGCACCTCCGCCTCGAGAAGCTGCAGCAGCGCAAGATGAAG CTGACGAGGAACGGCACGGTGCAGTGCGCTCAGGCCGACCTCCTGACGCTGGAGGACGTGTCGGACGAGGACCTGGACGTGGACGGCGTGGAGGTGGACGACTGCTTCTTCCTGCAGCCGCTGCCCACCAAGCGGCGCCGCGCCCTGCTGAGAGCGTCCGGCGTCGCTCGCATCGACGCCCGAGAGAAGGCCGAGCTGAGGAACATCCGCCTCTCCAGGGAGGAGTGCGGCTGCGACTGCCGGCTGTACTGCGACCCGAAACACTGCGGCTGCAGCCAGGCCGGCATCAAGTGCCAG GTCGACCGCATGGCGTTCCCGTGCGGCTGCTCTCGGGACGGATGTGGGAACGCCGCGGGACGCATCGAGTTCAACCCTCTGAGGGTCCGGACCCACTACCTGCACACCGTCATGAAGCTGGACCTGGAGAAGAGGAGGCTGCAGTACAACGAgtcctccccctcttcctccctcactCTCTCCCCCTCGGAGCGGGAGGAGAACGAGGAGCCGCTGGAGGAACAGGATCTCCTGGAGGAACGGGATTTCCTGGAGGAACGGGATCTCCTGCAGGAACGGGATCTCCTGGAGCGGGAAAACGAGACGGCGGTTCTTCACCTGCAGAGCGCAGAAgagcaggagaggagggagagggagggggaggagcTGGAGGGGGGCCTCACTGGCGAGGTGGGCCTCACGGGCGAAGAGGGCCTCACGGGCGAGGTCCTCCTCCAGGGGCCCTTCCCCACAGGGACCACTGTGCTCTGTATCACTGACAACCAGGAGGAAAGCCCCTCGCAGCTCCTCAAagactccccctcctcctccctgctCTACTACCAGCTCAGCCCCATCGAGGCGGGGGCCTTTGAGcccgggggggaggaggggggggagaaagagaggggCTGCAGGATGAGTGTAGGGAAGATGCAGCACCTCCCTGAGGGGGCGCAGTGCATGGAGGGGGGAGTAAACCCTCTCCCGCCTGAAGTTTAG